agtctttttttttaatctgtgtcTGTTTCCAGATTCACGCGCCGCCGCGAAAACGATTAAAGGTTTGAGAGATGCAATCCCAAGGAATATGGAGCACGCTATGGAGGAAATACGCAGACTATAAGTACAACAAGTTCGAGAGGTTCGCTGTCTGGGAGATGATCGAGCCTTACCGTCGACCCAAAACCTTCACAGCTTTGATTACTATCTACGTCGCCGCCTTTTACACCGGCGTCATCGGGGCTGCGGTTACAGAGCAGCTTTACAAGGTAAGCTTCGCCAGTGTTATCGATTCTAGGGTTAGAAATGGCATAAAGTTGAAACCTTTCCTTGGTGTTGATCGAGATTATGGGATAAAGTTGAAACCTTTCTTACACTGTTTGATGTGAATCAATTACAAGACTAAAGTTATGCTTCTTGTTCTGCTGTATGCTTATGGTTACTCCActgatattattatataaacagGAGAAGTTTTGGGAAGAGCACCCAGGCAAAACGGTGCCTCTGATGAAGCCATTGTACTATCGAGGACCATGGAGGGTTTATCGTGGTGAAGCTATTGCTTCTGATGCTAGCAGCAGCCAGTGAGGGTGCTGAGCTTCGCTggtatatatacaaaacaacTTTGTGTTTTTCTGTAGAATGCTTGTGTTGCCCGTACTTTGAGTTGTTTAAATGTCTTCTACGTTTCTGGCTGATATATGCTTTGTTGTAGACAATAAGGTT
The Brassica napus cultivar Da-Ae chromosome A1, Da-Ae, whole genome shotgun sequence DNA segment above includes these coding regions:
- the LOC106387390 gene encoding uncharacterized protein At4g29660, translated to MQSQGIWSTLWRKYADYKYNKFERFAVWEMIEPYRRPKTFTALITIYVAAFYTGVIGAAVTEQLYKEKFWEEHPGKTVPLMKPLYYRGPWRVYRGEAIASDASSSQ